CGACCGCTCCTCGCCGGTCAGCTTGTTGAGCAGGCTCGACTTGCCCACGTTGGGCTTGCCGACCAGGGCGACCCGCCGCGGCCCGCTGGAAGCCCCGAACACCTCGCGCGGGGTTTCCGGGAACGCCTCCAGCACGGCGTCGAGCAGGTCACCGGAGCCGCGCCCGTGCAGCGCGCTGACCGGCATCGGCTCGCCCAGGCCCAGCGACCACAGCGAGTGCACGTCGGAGACGCCGCGCTGGTCGTCGACCTTGTTGGCGGCCAGCAGCACCGGCCGCTTGGACCGGCGCAGCACCCGCGCCACGGCTTCCTCGGTCTCGGTGGGCCCCACGCGCGCGTCCACCACCAGCAGCACCGCGTCCGCGGTGTGCATGGCCAGCTCCGCCTGCGCGGCGACCGAGGCCATCAGGCCCTTCGCGTCGGGCTCCCAGCCTCCGGTGTCGACCACCGTGAACCGGCGGCCGTTCCACAGCGCGTCGTAGGCGACCCGGTCCCGGGTCACGCCCGGGGTGTCCTGCACGACGGCTTCACGACGGCCCAACAACCGGTTGACCAGCGTCGACTTGCCCACGTTGGGGCGGCCGACCACGGCCAGCACCGGCTGCGGCACCGGCGGTGCGGCGTCCTCCGGGGCGGAGACCCCGTCGAACTCGGCCCATTCGGCCTCGTCGGACCACGTGCCGTCCAGGCCTTCCAGCGACTCGTCGGTCACGCTCGTTTCCCTCTCACATCGTCTTCGCGGTGGTCGGCGACCAGCCGGTCCAGTTCGGCGATCAGCTCGACCAGTTCGGTGCGCACCGCTTCGGTCGCCACGACCAGGCCGGTGCGGCCCTTGCCCGCGGGCAGCGCGATCGGCTCGCCGAACAGCACGTCGATCCTGGGCAGAAGCCTACGGCCCCGGCCTTCCGGACGTCGGGTGCCCCGGACCGCGACCGGCAGCACCTGAGCGCCGGACGCCCGCGCCAACCAGGCCGCACCGTGCTGCGCGCTCTCCACGTCGCCGGACCCGCGGGTGCCCTCGGGGAAGACGCCGACCAGCCCGCCCGCCTTGAGCACCCGCACCGCGGTCAGCAGCGGCGTGCGGTCGGCCTCGCCGCGCCGCACCCCGATCTGCCCGATTCGGCGCAGGAACCAGCCCAGCGCGCCCTTGAACATCTCCTGCTTGATCAGGAACACCGCCGGGCGCGGCAGCATTCCGAGCAGCAGCGGCCCGTCCAGCAGCGAGCTGTGGTTGGCCACCATCACCAGCGGCCCGGTGCGCGGGACGCGGTCGGCCCGGTGCACGCGGACCCGGAACGGCAGCCGCACGATCCGGCGCGAGATCCACCGGCCGAACCGGTGCATCCGGTGCGACGCGCCTTCGGGCAGTGTCTGGTCGTTCATGCGCCCGGACTCCCGTCGGTGAGCAGGCCGCGGCTCTCGACGTGCTTGTGCAGCTGTTCGAGCACACCGGCCACGTCCAGGTCGGTGGTGTCCAGCTCCAGCGCGTCGTCGGCCTTGCGCAGCGGCGCGACCTTGCGCCCGGAGTCCAGCGCGTCCCGGCGCTGCACGTCGGCGTGCGTGCGGTCCAGATCCCCGGCCCGGCCCTCGGAGACGTCCTGGGCGGTGCGCCGCTCGGCGCGGGCCGTCGAGGACGCCGTCAGGTAGACCTTCAAACCGGCGTCGGGCACCACGACGGTGCCGATGTCGCGGCCCTCGACCACGATGCCGCCGGGTTCGCGCAGAGCGCGGCCGATCAGCTCCCGCTGCAGCGCGACCAGCTGGTCGCGCACCTCGGCCACCGCCGACACCGCCGAGACCGCGCGGGTGACCTCCGGGCCGCGGATCTCCTGCCCGACGTCCTGGCCGTCGAGCAGCACCCCGGGCCGCTCCGGGTCGGTGCCCATGGTCAGCTCCGCCGCGCGCACCACGCGCACGACCTCGACCTCGTCCGAGGGCTCGACCTGCGCGCGCAGCACTGCCAGCGTCACGGCGCGGTACATCGCGCCGGTGTCGAGGTAGGTCGCGCCCAGTGCCGCGGCCAACTTGCGGGACACCGTCGACTTGCCGGTGCCCGACGGACCGTCGAGGGCCACCACACCGCGGAGCCTGGCGTGTGCCACGTGCTCTTCCTCCTGATCGTCGCCGCACCCGGCCGACGGCCGGACCAACCGTCCATTCTGCCTGGTCCCCGGCCGCCGGTCCGCATCGCGTCCCGATCCACTCGAACTGCCGGACAAATCCCGCCGATCACGGAATATGGTGAGCGGGTGGATGTAACAGTGACCCCGCTCCCGGGCCTGGGCACGCGGCAGGACTTCACCACCCGATCCGGCCACCGCATCGGCGTGATCACCTACCGGGACGGCCGGTTCGAGCTGATCGTCTCCGACCACGAGGACCCGGACAAGGTCGCCGCCTCCGTCGACCTGACCACCGCCGAGACCAGCGCGCTGGCCAACCTGCTGGGCGCCCCGCAGCTGGTCGCGAAGCTCACCGAGCAGCAGCGCGAGGTCACCGGGGTCACCACCTGGCAGCTGCCGCTCCCGCCGGGGTCGCCCTACGACGGCCGCACCCTCGGCGACACCGAGATGCGCACCCGCACCTCGGTGTCGATCGTCGCGGTGGTCCGCGACGGCACCGTGCACGCCTCGCCCCGCCCGGACTTCGAGTTCGCCGGCGGCGACCTGGTGGTCGTCGTGGGCACCAGCACGGGGCTGCGCGCCGCCAGTGAAATCCTGGAGAAGGGCTGACCGCAGCCCGCTCCGCCCGCCCGGTCCCCGACCGGGACACGCGTCGCCAACGCCGGTCCCGCGCGTGTCGGACCCACGACAACTCCATACGCAGGTAACACGCGAGAGGAACACCACGGTGCACGACACGGCGATCTCGTTGATCGAGCTCGGCGCGGTTTTCTTCGGTCTCGGCGTGCTGGGCAGGCTCGCCTGGAAGATCGGGATATCCCCGATCCCCCTGTACCTGCTGGGCGGGCTGGCGTTCGGCACCGGTGGGCTGGTCCCGCTGCACGGCATCGAAGCGTTCACGCACCTGGCCTCCGAGATCGGCGTGGTCCTCCTGCTGCTCCTGCTGGGGCTGGAGTACTCCGCGGGCGAGCTGGTCACCGGGCTGCGCCGCTCGTGGTTAGCCGGCCTGATCGACATCGCGCTCAACGCGGTGCCGGGCGCCGTGGTCGCGCTGATGCTGGGCTGGGGCCCGATCGGTGCGCTGACCATGGCGGGCGTCACCTACATCTCCTCCTCCGGCATCGTCGCGAAGGTCCTCGGGGACCTGGGTCGACTGGGCAACCGGGAAACCCCGGTGATCCTGTCGATCCTGGTCTTCGAGGACCTCGCGATGGCCGTCTACCTGCCGATCCTCACCGCGCTGCTGGCCGGCGTCAGCTTCCTCGGCGGGCTCACCGCCGTCGGGGTGTCGCTGGTGGTGATCACCCTGGTGCTGGTCATCGCGCTGAAGTTCGGCAAGTACGTCTCGGCGCTGATCGACAGCCCGGACCCGGAGGTCTTCCTGCTGCGGCTGCTCGGCTCGGCGCTGCTGGTCGCGGGCATCGCCTCGGAGCTGCAGGTCTCGGCCGCGGTCGGCTCGTTCCTGCTGGGCATCGCGATCTCCGGTTCGACCGCGGCGAACGCGACCCGGATGCTGGAGCCGCTGCGCGACCTGTTCGCCGCGCTGTTCTTCGTGGTGTTCGGGCTGAACACCGACCCGTCGCAGATCCCGCCGGTGCTGCCGGTGGCGCTGGCACTGGCGCTGATCACCGCGGCGACCAAGATCGTCACCGGCTGGCTGGCCTCGCAGATGCAGGGCGTGGGCCGGATGGGCCGCGCGCGGGCCGGTGCCGCCCTGGTGGCGCGCGGCGAGTTCTCCATCGTGATCGCCGGGCTGGCGGTGGCCTCGGGCGCGGTGTCCGGTGAACTGGCCGCGCTGGCCACCGCCTACGTGCTGCTGATGGCGATCCTCGGCCCGGTCGCGGCGCGCGTGGTCGAGCCGGTGGCCCGGCTGTTCGTCCGCCGCACCGCGCCCAAGGCCTAGATGTTGATTCCAGGCTCGTTCTGCGTGGCGGTGCGGGTAGCGGAACCTCAGAGCTTCCCTGGACTGCGGGTGCCCCTCCTGATGTATGTCCCGCACGGCGGCGGGGCCGTCCTCGCCAGGAAAGCACTGAGAACCCGCGGCGGTGCGAGCTACGAGGGTGGGTTAAGCGCTGCGCGCTTGCGACAGCTCGTGCCGGTGTTGCGATACGCCTCGCGGCCTCGACCAAAGAACTCAGTCGTCAAAAGCCCGAGCCCCAGGCGTCACATCCCGACGATGCGGTACAGGGAGCCGACTTCCTGGCGGTTGAGCGGGCGGATGGCGCCGGGGCGCTCCGTGGTCAGGCGGACGTCGCCGATCCGGGTGCGCACCAGGCGCTGCACCGGGTGGCCGACGTGCTTGAGCAGCCGCCGCACGATGCGCTTGCGGCCCTCGTGCAGCACGACCTCCACCAGCGCCCGGTTCTGGTTGGTGTCGACCAGCTTGAACCGGTCGACCTTCACCGGGCCGTCCTCCAGCTCGACGCCCTCGCGCAGCTTTTGGCCAAGGTCCTTCGGGATCGGGCCGATGACCTCGGCGAGGTAGGTCTTGCGCACCTTGTAGGACGGGTGCATCAGCCGGTTGGCCAGCTCGCCGTCGTTGGTGATCAGCAGCAGGCCCTCGGTGTCCTGGTCAAGCCGCCCGACGTGGAACAGCTTGCCCTGGCGCTCCCGCAGGTAGTCACCGATGCACGGGCGGCCCTTGTCGTCGGACATGGTGCACAGGATGCCGCTGGGCTTGTTGAGCAGCAGGTGGGTCAGGTTGTCGTTGACCATCACCCGGTCGCCGTCGACGTGGATCACCGCGGTCGCCGGGTCGACGCGGCGGCCCAGCTCCATGACCACCTCGCCGTCGACCTCGATGCGGCCTTCGACGATCATCTCCTCGGCCGCGCGCCGCGAG
The genomic region above belongs to Saccharopolyspora antimicrobica and contains:
- a CDS encoding lysophospholipid acyltransferase family protein, with amino-acid sequence MNDQTLPEGASHRMHRFGRWISRRIVRLPFRVRVHRADRVPRTGPLVMVANHSSLLDGPLLLGMLPRPAVFLIKQEMFKGALGWFLRRIGQIGVRRGEADRTPLLTAVRVLKAGGLVGVFPEGTRGSGDVESAQHGAAWLARASGAQVLPVAVRGTRRPEGRGRRLLPRIDVLFGEPIALPAGKGRTGLVVATEAVRTELVELIAELDRLVADHREDDVRGKRA
- the cmk gene encoding (d)CMP kinase: MAHARLRGVVALDGPSGTGKSTVSRKLAAALGATYLDTGAMYRAVTLAVLRAQVEPSDEVEVVRVVRAAELTMGTDPERPGVLLDGQDVGQEIRGPEVTRAVSAVSAVAEVRDQLVALQRELIGRALREPGGIVVEGRDIGTVVVPDAGLKVYLTASSTARAERRTAQDVSEGRAGDLDRTHADVQRRDALDSGRKVAPLRKADDALELDTTDLDVAGVLEQLHKHVESRGLLTDGSPGA
- a CDS encoding cation:proton antiporter regulatory subunit; the protein is MDVTVTPLPGLGTRQDFTTRSGHRIGVITYRDGRFELIVSDHEDPDKVAASVDLTTAETSALANLLGAPQLVAKLTEQQREVTGVTTWQLPLPPGSPYDGRTLGDTEMRTRTSVSIVAVVRDGTVHASPRPDFEFAGGDLVVVVGTSTGLRAASEILEKG
- a CDS encoding cation:proton antiporter, with amino-acid sequence MHDTAISLIELGAVFFGLGVLGRLAWKIGISPIPLYLLGGLAFGTGGLVPLHGIEAFTHLASEIGVVLLLLLLGLEYSAGELVTGLRRSWLAGLIDIALNAVPGAVVALMLGWGPIGALTMAGVTYISSSGIVAKVLGDLGRLGNRETPVILSILVFEDLAMAVYLPILTALLAGVSFLGGLTAVGVSLVVITLVLVIALKFGKYVSALIDSPDPEVFLLRLLGSALLVAGIASELQVSAAVGSFLLGIAISGSTAANATRMLEPLRDLFAALFFVVFGLNTDPSQIPPVLPVALALALITAATKIVTGWLASQMQGVGRMGRARAGAALVARGEFSIVIAGLAVASGAVSGELAALATAYVLLMAILGPVAARVVEPVARLFVRRTAPKA
- a CDS encoding pseudouridine synthase translates to MTSENRPSNAAAEGVRLQKVLSQAGVASRRAAEEMIVEGRIEVDGEVVMELGRRVDPATAVIHVDGDRVMVNDNLTHLLLNKPSGILCTMSDDKGRPCIGDYLRERQGKLFHVGRLDQDTEGLLLITNDGELANRLMHPSYKVRKTYLAEVIGPIPKDLGQKLREGVELEDGPVKVDRFKLVDTNQNRALVEVVLHEGRKRIVRRLLKHVGHPVQRLVRTRIGDVRLTTERPGAIRPLNRQEVGSLYRIVGM